AAAAATGGCTCTTTCTTTGAAACTTCGACAAGAAATAAAGGCAGAGCACCAGATAATTGTAAACATTTAGTAGCAAGTCAGTGTTTTTTTGCCAGATTTGCTGGGAAAATGGCGGAAAGATTGCGATAAAAGCATATTGACGCTCAAAAAAGAAAGCGTTATCATTAACTCAACATAAAGCCCTTACCCACAAGAAATTACTCATCTTAGTCTCATGTAAGTTCATGCCTCTTCTCTTTTTTCAATTCGTGTACGTTCACAATTTTAACCTTCACTTTATTCACGTTCTCTGTTACCTATCATTTTTTTTGAAAGTATGTTATTAGCACTGGTGATTGTATATGTAGAATGGACATGGTTTTTCGTGTACGTTCACATTTTACATATAAATATTAATCTTAAAAAAGGAGGTAAAACATAGAACCGCTTTAGCTGTTTGTTCAAACGCCAAAAAATTTATTAGTGGGGGAAAACAAGATGAAAAGATTAGGGTATGGTTTTCTTGCAGCATCACTTGCCGCTCTTGTTTTAGCAGGCTGTTCAAACAAAGAGGAAGAAGCAGCCGTCACAAAGGATGGGAAGCCGCAGCTTACAGCACTTATAACAAAGCATCCATTAACACAGGATGTGAATAAAATTGAATGGCTTCAAGATGTTGAAGAACGCCTCGGTATTGATATTAAATGGCAGGAAGTAACAGCAGATTGGGATCAGAAGAAGGGCGCACTGCTTGCCGGCGGTGATGTACCCGACTTGATCATCGGTCCTAATGCAATTACAGACGCTGATTATGTTCAATTTCCAGGATTGTTTGAGGACTTATCTGATGACGTTGACTCCAGTCTGCCGAACGTAAAGGCAATGTTTGATGCAAAGCCGGAAACAAAAGCGATAGCGACACAGCTTGACGGGCAAATTTACGGACTTCCAAAATATCAGCGATTCTGGCCGGGAACTGCGACAAGGCAATTCATCAACCAAGATTGGCTCGATAATCTCGGCTTGGAAATGCCGACAAATTGGGATGAATTATATATAGTCCTAAAAGCATTCAAAGATGAAGATGCGAACGGTAATGGCGACAAAAACGATGAAATCCCGTTAGACTTTTCACCTACAGGTACAACTGGATTTGGATTCTTTCAGCCGACAGTCCTCTTAGGAAGCTTTGGCATTACACTGACAGATGCCAGCGGTGCAGGCTACTATGCAGAAGACGGCAAAGTGAAGAACTTCCTGACAGACGAGCGCTATAGGGAGCTTGTTGAGTTTTTGCATAAATGCTATGCAGAAGGCTTAATCAACAAAGAAGTATTCACACAAGACTATACGAAATACCAATCTGTTGCCCGAGGCGATAAAGAGACAGCTAGAGTTGGATATACGTTTGGCTGGGAAGTGACAGACAGATTCGGAAATGAGCTGGCACCACAGTATGCTTCTATGGCGCCATTGCAGGTAACAGCAGATGCTAATGAGCAAGTGTCATGGGATTACGACTATAACGGTCTTAATTACGGTGTTAACATGATTACTTTATCTTCCCAGTCGAAGAATAAAGAAGCTGCATTGAAATTTATTAATGAGCTGTACGATCCTAAAGTGAGCATGCAGGTTCTGTTCGGTTCACTCGGAACTAATATTGAGGAAAATGCAGACGGAAGCTACAAAGTTTTGCCGCCTAAGGATGCGAACATGGATCCAGGCACTTGGAAATGGACAACAACATGGGCAGACAACGGACCAATGTATGTGGCAGATGATATTAAGCTGGAGCTTGGCACAGATATGCAGTCAGTCGGCAAGCAAACAGAGCCTCTGCAGCCGGCACTTGATGCTATTGATGTGGAAAATGATGTTCTTCCTAGCATGTTTATTAAATACAGCAAAGAAGACAACTCCAAGCTAAGTCTTAACAATACAAACCTAATGAATCTAGCGATGGCGAAATATTCGCAATGGATTACAAAAGGCGGAATTGAAAAAGAGTGGGACGCTTATTTAGAAAATGTGGAAAAAACAGGCTTGCCGGAAAATCTTGAAATCATGCAGAAATATTATGATGACTACAAAAAGAATCAATAATCACCTATAAAAGAGGAAGGATGCAGACTGCATCCTTCTATAAAGGAGGTACAGCTTGTGGCCGTAGTTAATCCGGAAGCAAAAAAAGCAGCGCCAGGCTTCCAATCGAAGCCGACAAAAAAACGGAATATCTTGCAGAGCTTGAAGCGAGATTACCAATTGTGGATTATGATTCTGCCTGCTATAGTCATCATTTTCATCTTTAATTATATCCCTATGTACGGCGTGCAATTGGCATTCAGAGAATATGACTTTACGAAGGGAATCACTGGCGGTGAGTGGGTCGGTCTTCATTACTTCAAGGAATTTATCAACAGTTACATGTTTGCTGACTTGATGAAAAACACTGTTGTAATCAGTCTTGCGACCATCATCCTTGGATTTCCTGCACCGATTATTCTTGCTCTTATTATCAATCAAGTAATTTGGAAAAGATGGAAGAAAGCAATTCAAACGACCGTTTATTTGCCTCACTTCATTTCCCTTGTAGTTATGGTCGGCCTGCTTAATGTGCTATTGTCGCCAAACTCTGGAGTGGTCGGCCATATTTTGGCGACCTTCGGCTGGGACATTAACCTCCTCGCTTCTGAAAAGGCGTTCGTGCCTGTATATGTTCTTTCTGATATTTGGCAGCATGCAGGCTGGAACAGCATCATTTACTTAGCAGCCCTGGCAAGTGTTGATCCGCAGCTCTATGATTCTGCTAAAATCGACGGAGCCAGCAGATGGCAGACAATCAGATATGTAGATTTGCCGGCGATTGTGCCAACCATGATTATCTTGTTCATCTTAAGTATGGGGAATATTCTTAACACCGGATTTGAGAAAATATTTTTAATGCAGAACCCTCTTAACCTCCCAGTCTCGGAAGTTATTGCGACATATGTATACAAAATCGGGATTATCTCGAATCAGTTCAGCTATTCAGCAGCGATTGGGCTTTTTAATACGCTCATCAATTTCGTATTCTTGATCGCCATGAACTATATCGCCAAGAGATTTTCCAATATAAGCTTATGGTAGGAGGGAAGTCATGAAGTTATTCAGCACAAAAGGCAAAACGAAGAGTGATATCGCTTTTGATACGATCATTTTGATTTTATGTGTATTTATCTTCTTACTTGTCGCTTATCCATTGTATTTTGTTGTCATCGCCTCTGTGAGTGATTCAACCTTAGTTGCCACAGGACAAGTGACTCTATATCCGAAAGGCTTCAGCTTATTCGGTTATCAAGAGATATTTAATGATTCAAGAATATGGATCGGCTATAAAAATACGATTATCTATACGGTTGTAGGAACATTTGTAAATCTCCTGTTTACATTGCCTGCAGCATACGTGCTCTCACGGCAGGATTTCAAGGCAAGACGTTTTTTAATGTTTGTGTTTGTTGTGACGATGTTCTTTAATGGCGGACTTATCCCAACATACTTATTGATGAAGGAGCTAAGTTTAATCAACAATATGTGGGTATTCATCCTGCCGTTTTCAGTCAATGTGTTCAACCTGATTATTACAAGAACCTTCTTTGAAAGCTCACTGCCGAAAGAACTGTTTGAAGCAGCACAAATGGATGGCTGTACACATTTTCAGTTTTTCGGGAAGATAGCGCTGCCGCTTTCAAAAGCAGTTATTTCTGTTGTAGGTCTTTACTATTTGGTTGGCCATTGGAATGATTTCTTCACAGGCTTAATTTATATAAGAGATTATAGTCTGCAGCCGCTCCAAATCGTCTTAAGAGATATTCTCCTATCAAATCAGGTCTTTGCCGAAGGAGCAGGCTCAGGCGGTGCTGCCGGCGGCTATGCACAGAAATATGCAGATCAGATTAAATATGGTGTCATAATCGTGTCCACACTGCCAATCTTAATTATCTACCCATTTATTCAAAAATATTTTGAAAAAGGGGTTATGATTGGTTCTGTGAAAGGCTGATAGAGGCAGTTGTTCATGACGATCACTAATAATAAAGATAAGGAGAAATGTAATGGAATTATATGTATAATAGAATGATATAAAAGACAATTATTTGCATAGTTTCCGAGTATGCCAGGCATTCCTTCTAACAGAATGCCTAGGCTGCAAGGAGATAAAATGGAGGCATTATGAGGGTTACTATCAAGGATATCGCCAAGCATTGCGGGGTGTCTTCAGGCACTGTGGACCGGGCATTAAACAATCGTCCGGGTATAAAAGAGAAAACAAAGCAAAAGGTGTTACAGGCAGCAAAGGAATTGAAATATCGTCCAGACTTCACGGCGCGAAGCCTTGTAAAGGGGCGGACAATGACACTTGGGATAGTGCTGTTTGATTTGTACAACCGCTCGTTTGCACAGCTGTTAAACGCAGTCGAACTGAGGGCAAGGCAATACGGTTATTTTTTATACATAGCACTCACAGATAAGGATATGGAAAATGAAAAGCAATGCATTGAGTATTTGGCCAATCATAAAGTCGACGGTATCATCCTTTTCTCGGTCAATAAAGGTAAGGAGTTCGAGGAGTATCTGCAGGGACTGTCGATTCCGATTGTTACGATTTTTAATTACCTGTCGGCAGATTGGGAATATATCGGCATACCAGAGCGGGCAGCGATGAGAAATGGTGTCAGTCACATTATCAGTAAAGGCTATAAGCAGTTTATGTATATCTCGCCTCCTTTAAAATACGCAGGGCTGACTAATATTTACACACAAGAAGAGCGCCTCCAAGGCTTCCTTGAGGCATTGTCTGCGGAAAATCTGACAGAAGCAGAAATTATTAGACATAATGATTATCTTGCAGACTTAGATACAATTGATTTTCGCAGTCAGGCCAAGACAGCGATCGTTTGCTCCTGTGATTTATACGCGCTAGAAGTGATGCGTTTCTTAAAAAAGAAAGGCTACCAGATTCCTGAAGATGTAGGAGTAATGGGCTTTGATAATATTGATGTGCTCAAATATATTACACCGTCGCTCACGACGATTGAATATCCTGTGGAGGATATCGGTTATAAAGCAGTCGAGAGCATTGTTCATAAAATCGAAAATGGCAGTTACATAGGCACAGAGACAACAGAGCTATCGTACAGATTTATCGCCGGAGAATCAACCTAAAGCAAAATTCAAAGAAAAGAGGCTGTTGCTATGAATATTATCGACAGTAAATTTTATGGTGTAATTGATAAACTATCGAATCTCTTCATCCTCAATCTTTTCTGGCTTTTGTCCTGCATCCCGATCATTACAATCGCACCGGCTACGAGCGCTATGTACAGTGTCGTCAGGCAGTGGAAAGTCAACGAAGATAATAGTGTTGTCCGCAATTATTTTCATTATTTTAAAGAGAACTTCAAGCAAAGCATCTCGATTGGTGCCATTATGGCCGTTTTGCTAAGCATTTTGTTTTTTAACTTCTTTTATTTAAACCAAGATGCTACCTTTATGAAAATAGTAATGACCGTTCCAGTATTATTGGTCAGCTTCCTCTTTTTAGCGACATTTTTCTATATCTTTCCGCTGATTTCTCATTATCGCTTGCCGATAAAGGCGGCTTTAAGAAATTCCTTGCTGCTGTCGATGATGAATATTCATATAACTGTCTTGATTCTGGCGATGTTCGGTTTATGCAGTGTTATTCTCTTTTATATTCCGTTTACAGGCATCATCCTCTTCAGCACCGCCGCACTCTTGCATTACAGCTTATGCCACAAAGTGTTTGCGAGGATGGATGAAACGAAAATATTATCATAACATAATGTTTATTTGGGGAGAGGTGACTCTCTCTTTTTTGCATTTTAAGCGTTATAAGCAAATAAGTTTTTTTCAGTTGGGGAAATTGTTACTATAATATAGAATCTATTGTCAGAAAGGATTATTACAATGTCTAACATAAATATACCAGTCTCTGTCTTGAACTTGGCGCCAATTCGCCTTGGGCAGGGAGAAAAAGAAGCAATTGACGCAATGGTTGATTTAGCACAAGCAACAGAAGAAATGGGCTATTCACGCTACTGGATCGCAGAGCATCATAACTCGCCAACATTAGTGAGCTCTGCCACGTCTCTTTTAATTAAACATACATTAGAACACACGAAGAAAATCAGAGTTGGGTCTGGGGGCATTATGCTACCAAACCATTCTCCGCTCGTTGTTGCAGAGCAGTTTGGCACAATGGCTGTTCTTTACCCAGACAGACTGGACTTAGGTCTTGGCCGGGCACCGGGCACTGATATGAAAACAGCCAGTGCATTAAGAAGGTCCGCTCATGATTCTGTCTATACCTTCCCAGATGATGTGCAGGCATTGCTGACATATTTTGGTCCTGAAGAAGAGCAAGGCTATGTGCGCGCATACCCAGGAGCAAATAAAAATATTCCAATTTACATTCTTGGTTCATCCACTGATTCTGCCTACCTTGCTGCACAATTAGGATTGCCATATGTATTTGCATCCCATTTTGCACCAAGACAGATGGAAGAAGCGATTTCCATTTACAGAAGAAGATTCCAGCCATCTGCCTATTTAGCTGAACCATATATGATGGTTTGTTTAAATGTTATTGCTGCAGAAACAGACGAGGAAGCAAAAAAAGAAGCAACAACGATGCAGCAATTTTTCTTAAATGTTGTCAGAGGAACACGGACACCGTTAAGCCCGCCTGTGGAAAGCATGGACGCAATCTGGAGCCAAATGGAAAGAGAAATGGCAACCTCCATGTCCAGCATGGCATTTATCGGCAGCAAAGAATCCGTCAAGGAACAGCTTGAAAGCTTCCAAGAGAAGTATAATGTTAATGAGATTATGGCCGTTTCTTACATGTATGATCTTAAAAAGCAAATCCGCTCCTACGAAATCTTTAAAGAAATCGTGGACGGACGCTAATAAAAAAAAGCAGACCTTCAAGTTAATGAAGGTTTGCTTTTTTTACTTGTTAAACCAAAGCGGTTCTTTATCATCCACATCGCCATTATAATTAATTAATATTTCTTCTCCTGCTGTAATATCCTTATAAGCAAAGAAATCAAATGTATGCTCGTCAAAATTAATTTCATAAATAGCATTTGGTTCATAAGAATGGTTAAACAGCATGCCATAGCCAAGTAATATCGCAGTATGATTTATTCCATATTCAAAGGCATAATCGGCAAGCAGTGTTTTTTCAATATGCTCATGCTGTTCATTCGGATAAGAAATGACGGGAGCCTTATGGATTAGCTCACCTTTTTTGATGTTTTCCGTAGCGAAAACACCTCTGTTGAATTCCCCATCACTTAATGGAGATACTTTTACTTCAATCATAATTGTCTATTGCTCCTTTACAGTTGTCACTTAACTGTACCATTTATTGCTGCTAAAAGAAATCAAGAACGCAAGTAGTGGAGTAATTTTATTCAAAAATGAACAATCCTAGTCCAGATAGATGAACAAATTCTATAATTGCGGTATAATATTATTCGTCTTAGCAATGATTTAGCATTGCTTGAAAGAAGAAATTTACTAAAAAAACGCTTATAGGCATTGATGTGCCGCCCAGAAGTTATCTATAATAGATAATGGATGGAAAAACCAGAAAGAGAGTGTTCAAAATGGGTCGTAAATGGAATAACATTAAAGAGAAAAAAGCATCAAAAGATGCAAATACTAGCCGTATATATGCAAAGTTCGGCCGTGAAAT
This DNA window, taken from Niallia sp. Man26, encodes the following:
- a CDS encoding LacI family DNA-binding transcriptional regulator; this encodes MRVTIKDIAKHCGVSSGTVDRALNNRPGIKEKTKQKVLQAAKELKYRPDFTARSLVKGRTMTLGIVLFDLYNRSFAQLLNAVELRARQYGYFLYIALTDKDMENEKQCIEYLANHKVDGIILFSVNKGKEFEEYLQGLSIPIVTIFNYLSADWEYIGIPERAAMRNGVSHIISKGYKQFMYISPPLKYAGLTNIYTQEERLQGFLEALSAENLTEAEIIRHNDYLADLDTIDFRSQAKTAIVCSCDLYALEVMRFLKKKGYQIPEDVGVMGFDNIDVLKYITPSLTTIEYPVEDIGYKAVESIVHKIENGSYIGTETTELSYRFIAGEST
- a CDS encoding carbohydrate ABC transporter permease, which encodes MKLFSTKGKTKSDIAFDTIILILCVFIFLLVAYPLYFVVIASVSDSTLVATGQVTLYPKGFSLFGYQEIFNDSRIWIGYKNTIIYTVVGTFVNLLFTLPAAYVLSRQDFKARRFLMFVFVVTMFFNGGLIPTYLLMKELSLINNMWVFILPFSVNVFNLIITRTFFESSLPKELFEAAQMDGCTHFQFFGKIALPLSKAVISVVGLYYLVGHWNDFFTGLIYIRDYSLQPLQIVLRDILLSNQVFAEGAGSGGAAGGYAQKYADQIKYGVIIVSTLPILIIYPFIQKYFEKGVMIGSVKG
- a CDS encoding extracellular solute-binding protein — protein: MKRLGYGFLAASLAALVLAGCSNKEEEAAVTKDGKPQLTALITKHPLTQDVNKIEWLQDVEERLGIDIKWQEVTADWDQKKGALLAGGDVPDLIIGPNAITDADYVQFPGLFEDLSDDVDSSLPNVKAMFDAKPETKAIATQLDGQIYGLPKYQRFWPGTATRQFINQDWLDNLGLEMPTNWDELYIVLKAFKDEDANGNGDKNDEIPLDFSPTGTTGFGFFQPTVLLGSFGITLTDASGAGYYAEDGKVKNFLTDERYRELVEFLHKCYAEGLINKEVFTQDYTKYQSVARGDKETARVGYTFGWEVTDRFGNELAPQYASMAPLQVTADANEQVSWDYDYNGLNYGVNMITLSSQSKNKEAALKFINELYDPKVSMQVLFGSLGTNIEENADGSYKVLPPKDANMDPGTWKWTTTWADNGPMYVADDIKLELGTDMQSVGKQTEPLQPALDAIDVENDVLPSMFIKYSKEDNSKLSLNNTNLMNLAMAKYSQWITKGGIEKEWDAYLENVEKTGLPENLEIMQKYYDDYKKNQ
- a CDS encoding ABC transporter permease subunit; this encodes MILPAIVIIFIFNYIPMYGVQLAFREYDFTKGITGGEWVGLHYFKEFINSYMFADLMKNTVVISLATIILGFPAPIILALIINQVIWKRWKKAIQTTVYLPHFISLVVMVGLLNVLLSPNSGVVGHILATFGWDINLLASEKAFVPVYVLSDIWQHAGWNSIIYLAALASVDPQLYDSAKIDGASRWQTIRYVDLPAIVPTMIILFILSMGNILNTGFEKIFLMQNPLNLPVSEVIATYVYKIGIISNQFSYSAAIGLFNTLINFVFLIAMNYIAKRFSNISLW
- a CDS encoding DUF624 domain-containing protein, which codes for MNIIDSKFYGVIDKLSNLFILNLFWLLSCIPIITIAPATSAMYSVVRQWKVNEDNSVVRNYFHYFKENFKQSISIGAIMAVLLSILFFNFFYLNQDATFMKIVMTVPVLLVSFLFLATFFYIFPLISHYRLPIKAALRNSLLLSMMNIHITVLILAMFGLCSVILFYIPFTGIILFSTAALLHYSLCHKVFARMDETKILS
- a CDS encoding LLM class flavin-dependent oxidoreductase, whose amino-acid sequence is MSNINIPVSVLNLAPIRLGQGEKEAIDAMVDLAQATEEMGYSRYWIAEHHNSPTLVSSATSLLIKHTLEHTKKIRVGSGGIMLPNHSPLVVAEQFGTMAVLYPDRLDLGLGRAPGTDMKTASALRRSAHDSVYTFPDDVQALLTYFGPEEEQGYVRAYPGANKNIPIYILGSSTDSAYLAAQLGLPYVFASHFAPRQMEEAISIYRRRFQPSAYLAEPYMMVCLNVIAAETDEEAKKEATTMQQFFLNVVRGTRTPLSPPVESMDAIWSQMEREMATSMSSMAFIGSKESVKEQLESFQEKYNVNEIMAVSYMYDLKKQIRSYEIFKEIVDGR
- a CDS encoding SET domain-containing protein; the protein is MIEVKVSPLSDGEFNRGVFATENIKKGELIHKAPVISYPNEQHEHIEKTLLADYAFEYGINHTAILLGYGMLFNHSYEPNAIYEINFDEHTFDFFAYKDITAGEEILINYNGDVDDKEPLWFNK